From Cygnus olor isolate bCygOlo1 chromosome 7, bCygOlo1.pri.v2, whole genome shotgun sequence, a single genomic window includes:
- the JMJD1C gene encoding probable JmjC domain-containing histone demethylation protein 2C isoform X4 produces the protein MGERGRSSGMYEEVGGHYERELKVYVEFDDLEWEKREWVKVYEDFATFLVEYQLVWAKRKDPSQTQGSKIKQIQWPALTFKPLVGKSVYNSITAVEFLVDKQLDFITEDSAFQPYQDDVDSLNPVLRDNPQLHEEVKAWVKEQKVQEIFMQGPYSLNGYRVRVYRQDSATQWFTGIITHHDLFTRTMVVMNDQVLEPQNVDPSMVQMTFLDDVVHSLLKGENIGITSRRRSRSNQNSNTVHGHYTRAQANSPRPAMNSQTAAPKQNSHQHQQQRNTRPNKRKGSDSSMPDEEKMKEERYDYIGRGENPKNKNKHFLSKRRKPEEDEKKLNMKRLRTDNISDYSESSDSEISNKRLTDSSSEQNSENELKSKNTSKINGEEGKSQTIEGAEQTLTDRRSPWDEIQEDKTREETERLKSSVLDQQEKPSLHAAEQPTAYEQNSKDPHVQECNAEKHHAAELKNEQFVPRPPTPKCVLDTTNENKSEKESQDNAASTFGLQTVQKTESHSSDLKQQFATANFLEARKQDADQSWVSCVVNKMDLIQPGVVKALPVNEHLNPEKEKVQYGSFMSSLNVASLAEESKLRKQSPVPDSVKSKPSASVDHPKTKSPDVKPKFTQSSDTVKSKYPNGTHAYSGLGLPSSKWVHPETPVNAEASLRRNTPSPWLHQPTPVTSADSLGLLSHIPVRPSSADPLRPLKLAAHSSPPLSKSIVEHHKEELERKAFIEPLRSVTTAPIKTELEQSRTQTAKESHMQRHFADPMLNQLPRPPQETGERLSKYKEEHRRILQESIEVAPFTAKIKALEGERENYSRVTSLSSSPKSHSVKYEKDAERSVSELYKMKHSVPQSLPQSNYFTTLSNSVVNEPPRSYPSKEASSTYVEKQSNCPSTAASSQSLPSYISSLSKPPPLIKHQPESEGSASKIPEQLSQSVQSHSVNSFRNDSRSPTQLSVSSSNTLRSMPALHRAPVFHPPVHQNLEKKESSYSSLSPPTLTPVQPVNAGGGKIQELQKPPTLVPEPKEAQTVYKGTSEQNLSEMWKSNNTPNNEKVDWHVERMSGKSQSATASVIVRPPSSTKYDSVAVMQSASKDRASERSSAVTNQADCLKTAEARETGRIILPNMNSDSARTQYEKKFPAVSQGSVPRSVTPTTTMICSTKTDVTASAATTTSVSSWGSSEVTYSLSNTVLACAPLECAASRAASQVAAQAQECKVSAPAPTTPAPGKTGSAAQPGSGFSTSTDFVHLKKHKAALAAAQFRSSNTSETEANSVKNQTFSTSLPLDSAIVCNTINKANSVGSGQTSQTSQPNYHTKLKKAWLTRHSEEDKNTNKKENSGNSVSEIIKPCTVNLIASTSNDLQNNIDSKILADKFVKEDKHPRRKAKRTYESGSESGDSDESESKSEQRTKRQPKPTYKKKQNDLQKKKGDAEEEVKPNGVLSRSAKEKSKLKLQSSSNSTGIPRSVLKDWRKVKKLKQTGESFLQDDSCSEIGPNLQKCRECRLIRSKKGEEPTHSPVFCRFYYFRRLSFSKNGVVRIDGFSSPDQYDDEALSLWTHENYEDDELDLETSKYILDIIGDKFCQLVTSEKTAMSWVKKDAKIAWKRAVRGVREMCDACEATLFNIHWVCQKCGFVVCLDCYKAKERKSSRDKELYAWMKCVKGQPHDHKHLMPTQIIPGSVLTDLLDAMHNIREKFEIKSHCQCTSKQNTQAGKLPAMNGVSQVLQNVLNHSNKISLCMPESQQQNTPQKSETNGNTSPRSDVSTDSKLTPPESQSPLHWLADLAEQKAREEKKENKECPSGKHSKEEKDQDNLESQNCRSSPPASQNNEQGSTLRDLLTTTAGKLRLGSTDAGIAFAPVYSTGTPSGKSGRTMPNILDDIIASVVENKIPPNRAPKMNVKSEIKDEPKDDRKCIQDDGNKLYSDIQYSWICDKHVLWLRDHKNINNWKLFKECWKQGRPVLVSGMHKKMNFSLWKAESISLDFGNQQADILNCKDSIISNTNVKEFWDGFEDVSKRQKVKNGETALLKLKDWPSGEDFKAMMPARYEDLLKSLPLPEYCSPEGKLNLASHLPGFFVRPDLGPRLCSAYGVAATKDHDIGTTNLHIEVSDVVNILVYVGIAKGNGVLSKSGVLKKFEEEDLDDLLRKRLKDSSELPGALWHIYAGKDADKIREFLQKIAKEQGLEVLPEHDPIRDQSWYVNKKLRQRLLEEYGVKTCTVIQFLGDAIILPAGALHQVQNFHSCVQVTEDFVSPEHLVQSFHLTQELRLSKEEINYDDKLQVKNILYHAVKEMVRALKIHESEMEDMEEN, from the exons GACGACGTAGACAGTCTAAACCCAGTTCTCAGGGATAACCCGCAGTTACATGAGGAAGTAAAAGCCTGGGTAAAGGAACAAAAGGTTCAGGAGATTTTTATGCAAG GTCCGTACTCCTTAAATGGTTATAGGGTGAGAGTGTACAGACAGGATTCTGCCACCCAGTGGTTCACTGGGATCATTACTCATCATGATCTCTTCACCCGCACTATGGTTGTTATGAATGACCAG GTGTTAGAACCTCAGAATGTTGATCCTTCTATGGTTCAGATGACCTTTCTAGATGATGTTGTTCACTCTTTGTTGAAAGGTGAAAATATTGGCATCACTTCACGCCGGCGGTCTCGTTCCAACCAGAACAGCAACACAGTTCAC gGTCATTATACACGTGCACAAGCAAATAGTCCCAGACCAGCAATGAATTCCCAAACTGCAGCACCAAAACAGAATTctcaccagcaccagcagcagaggaacacTCGGCCAAATAAGAGAAAAGGCTCAGATAGCAGCATGCCTGATGAAGagaagatgaaggaagaaagataTGATTACATAGGTCGAGGAG aaaaccccaaaaacaaaaataaacatttccttagtaaaagaagaaaacctgaagaggatgaaaagaaattaaatatgaagaGACTGCGGACAGACAATATCTCAGATTACTCTGAGAGCAGTGACtcagaaatttcaaataaaagattAACAGATTCGTCCTCAgagcaaaattcagaaaatgagtTAAAAAGCAAGAACACTTCAAAGATAaatggagaagaaggaaaatccCAAACCAttgagggagcagagcagacacTAACAGATAGGCGGTCTCCGTGGGATGAAATACAGGAGGATAAAACACgtgaagagacagaaagactGAAGTCATCCGTCTTGGATCAGCAGGAAAAGCCTTCACTCCATGCGGCAGAGCAGCCAACAGCTTATGAGCAGAATTCCAAGGATCCACATGTTCAAGAGTGCAATGCAGAAAAACATCAtgctgcagaattaaaaaatgagcaGTTTGTACCCAGACCTCCTACTCCGAAATGTGTTCTTGATACAACTAACGAAAACAAGTCTGAAAAGGAGAGCCAGGATAATGCTGCAAGTACCTTTGGTTTGcaaacagttcagaaaacagaatCGCACAGCAGTGATTTAAAACAGCAGTTTGCAACTGCAAATTTCCTTGAAGCACGAAAACAGGATGCTGATCAAAGTTGGGTTAGCTGTGTTGTTAACAAAATGGATTTGATACAACCTGGGGTTGTGAAAGCATTACCAGTAAATGAACATTTAAatcctgaaaaggaaaaagtgcagTATGGCTCGTTTATGTCTTCGTTAAATGTAGCTTCTCTAGCAGAAGAGAGTAAACTGCGTAAACAAAGTCCAGTCCCTGATTCTGTGAAGTCCAAACCTAGTGCTTCAGTTGATCATCCTAAAACAAAGTCACCTGATGTTAAGCCTAAATTCACCCAATCTTCTGATACTGTGAAGTCTAAG TATCCAAACGGAACACATGCTTACTCAGGACTCGGTCTGCCCTCCTCGAAATGGGTCCACCCGGAAACTCCTGTTAACGCGGAGGCTTCCTTGAGAAGG AATACTCCCAGTCCGTGGTTACACCAGCCCACCCCTGTGACCTCAGCTGACAGCCTTGGATTACTGAGTCACATTCCTGTGCGACCGTCCAGTGCAGATCCCCTTCGGCCTCTCAAACTGGCAGCGCATTCTAGCCCACCATTGTCCAAAAGTATAGTAGAGCATCACAAAGA AGAGCTGGAGAGGAAAGCATTTATCGAACCTTTACGTTCCGTTACAACTGCACCAATAAAGACAGAGTTGGAGCAAAGCAGAACACAGACAGCAAAGGAGAGCCATATGCAGAGACATTTTGCAGATCCAATGTTGAACCAGCTGCCAAGGCCACCACAGGAGACGGGGGAGCGACTGAGCAAATACAAAGAAGAACATAGACGGATACTCCAAGAAAGTATTGAAGTTGCTCCTTTTACAGCTAAAATAAAGGCactggagggagagagagagaactacTCTAGGGTAACATCCTTATCTTCGAGTCCCAAAAGCCATTCAGTAAAATATGAGAAAGATGCAGAACGCTCTGTGTCAGAACTGTATAAAATGAAGCATTCGGTCCCACAGAGCTTGCCGCAGAGTAACTATTTCACCACCTTGTCTAACAGCGTAGTAAATGAACCACCGAGATCATACCCATCCAAGGAAGCTTCAAGTACGTATGTTGAGAAGCAGAGTAATTGTCCTTCAACAGCAGCTAGTTCCCAGTCTCTTCCTTCttacatttcttctctttcaaaacCTCCCCCTTTAATTAAGCACCAACCTGAGAGCGAAGGCTCTGCAAGCAAGATACCTGAGCAGCTTTCACAATCAGTGCAGTCTCACTCAGTCAATTCTTTTAGAAATGACAGCAGAAGCCCTACTCAGCTGTCAGTCTCATCTTCAAATACGCTCCGGAGTATGCCTGCCTTGCACAGAGCCCCCGTGTTTCACCCCCCTGTGCACCAGAACCtagagaagaaggaaagcagctaCAGCAGCCTTTCGCCTCCCACCCTGACTCCTGTTCAACCCGTTAATGCTGGTGGTGGTAAAATACAAGAATTGCAGAAACCACCAACTTTAGTCCCTGAACCTAAGGAAGCTCAGACTGTTTACAAGGGCACTTCTGAACAGAATTTATCCGAAATGTGGAAGTCTAACAACACCCCGAATAACGAAAAAGTGGACTGGCATGTTGAAAGAATGAGCGGAAAGTCGCAGTCCGCCACGGCATCTGTTATTGTGCGTCCTCCTTCTAGCACGAAATATGATAGCGTAGCCGTAATGCAGTCAGCTTCCAAAGATCGAGCCAGTGAGAGATCTTCAGCTGTGACAAATCAAGCAGATTGCCTGAAAACAGCGGAAGCCAGAGAGACTGGAAGAATAATTCTGCCAAATATGAACTCAGACAGTGCTCGCACACagtatgaaaagaaatttccaGCTGTCTCGCAAGGCAGCGTTCCTCGTTCTGTCACCCCTACCACAACTATGATCTGCAGTACTAAAACGGATGTAACTGCATCAGCGGCTACGACTACCAGCGTGTCAAGCTGGGGCAGCTCCGAAGTGACTTACTCCTTATCGAACACGGTCTTGGCCTGCGCGCCGCTGGAGTGTGCTGCCTCGAGAGCGGCAAGTCAGGTGGCGGCACAGGCCCAGGAATGCAAGGTCAGCGCCCCGGCGCCAACTACGCCCGCCCCTGGCAAGACCGGCAGTGCTGCTCAGCCCGGCTCGGGATTCTCCACCTCCACCGACTTCGTCCATTTGAAAAAGCACAAGGCAGCGTTGGCTGCAGCTCAGTTTAGAAGTAGTAACACCAGTGAGACAGAGGCCAACTCTGTGAAAAATCAGACATTTTCAACCTCTCTCCCCCTAGACAGTGCTATCGTCTGCAATacaataaacaaagcaaactcTGTAGGCAGTGGGCAAACTTCCCAGACAAGTCAGCCAAACTACCACACTAAACTGAAAAAGGCTTGGCTAACAAGACATTCAGAGGAAGATAAAAACACTAATAAAAAGGAGAATTCAGGGAACAgtgtttcagaaattattaaGCCATGTACTGTCAATTTAATAGCTTCTACATCAAATGATTTGCAAAATAACATAGATAGTAAAATCTTGGCAGATAAGTTTGTGAAGGAAGATAAGCACCctaggagaaaagcaaaacgAACTTACGAGTCTGGCTCTGAAAGTGGAGACTCTGATGAAAGTGAGAGCAAGTCAGAGCAAAGGACTAAACGGCAGCCCAAGCCAacttacaaaaagaaacaaaatgatttgcagaaaaaaaagggtgaTGCGGAGGAAGAAGTAAAACCGAATGGTGTCCTTAGTCGGAGtgccaaagaaaaaagcaagctgaAGTTACAGAGCAGCAGTAACAGCA CTGGTATACCTCGCTCAGTGTTAAAAGATTGGCGCAAAGTGAAGAAGCTGAAGCAAACAGGAGAGTCCTTCTTGCAGGATGATTCTTGCTCTGAAATAGGACCAaatttgcagaaatgcagagaatgTAGGCTAATAAGAAGCAAGAAAGGTGAAGAACCAACTCACTCACCAGTGTTTTGTAGATTTTACTACTTTCGACG gTTATCTTTTAGTAAGAATGGAGTGGTTAGGATAGATGGTTTCTCCTCTCCTGATCAATATGATGATGAGGCGCTGAGTTTATGGACACACGAAAACTATGAAGATGATGAACTGGACCTAGAAacttctaaatatattttagatatcATAGGAGATAAATTTTGTCAGTTGGTAACATCCGAGAAAACAGCCATGTCCTGGGTGAAGAAAGACG ccaaaaTTGCATGGAAGAGAGCGGTGAGAGGAGTCCGTGAGATGTGTGATGCATGCGAAGCCACATTATTTAACATTCATTGGGTCTGCCAAAAATGTGGATTTGTGGTCTGCCTGGATTGTTAcaaggcaaaggaaagaaaaagttctaGAG ATAAGGAGTTGTATGCCTGGATGAAGTGTGTGAAGGGACAGCCTCATGATCACAAACACCTGATGCCAACACAAATTATTCCAGGCTCTG TTTTGACAGATCTTCTAGATGCTATGCACAATATTagagaaaaatttgaaattaaatccCATTGTCAGTGTACCAGCAAGCAGAACACGCAAGCTGGCAAGCTCCCTGCAATGAATGGTGTGTCTCAG GTTTTGCAGAATGTCCTTAATCACAGTAATAAAATTTCTCTGTGCATGCCTGAGTCTCAACAGCAAAATACCCCTCAAAAGTCTGAGACAAATGGTAATACAAGTCCAAGGAGTGATGTGAGCACAGACAGCAAGTTAACACCCCCTGAATCGCAGTCACCGCTGCATTGGTTAGCTGATCTTGCAGAGCAGAAagccagagaagaaaagaaag agaaCAAAGAGTGTCCTTCTGGAAAACAttcaaaggaggagaaagaccAGGATAATTTGGAGTCCCAAAACTGTCGAAGCTCCCCTCCTGCATCCCAGAACAATGAGCAGGGCTCAACCTTACGAGATTTGTTAACAACAACAGCAGGCAAACTGCGTCTAGGTTCTACAGATGCTGGTATTGCTTTTGCTCCAGTTTACTCTACAGGAACACCA aGTGGCAAGAGTGGACGGACTATGCCAAACATTCTCGATGACATAATTGCTTCAGTGGTAGAAAACAAGATTCCACCAAATAGAGCGCCAAAGATGAatgtaaaatctgaaataaaagatgagcCAAAGGATGACAGAAAATGTATTCAGGATGACGGCAACAAGTTGTACAGTGATATTCAGTATTCTTGGATCTGCGATAAGCATGTTTTGTGGCTCAGAGACCATAAAAACATTAACAACTGGAAGCTTTTCAAAGAGTGCTGGAAACAGGGGAGG CCTGTTCTAGTGTCCGGTATGCATAAGAAAATGAACTTCAGCCTGTGGAAAGCTGAGTCAATTAGTCTAGATTTTGGAAACCAGCAAGCTGATATCTTGAATTGCAAAGACAGTATTATTTCAAACACCAACGTCAAAGAGTTCTGGGATGGTTTTGAAGATGTTTCAA AACGGCAGAAAGTAAAAAATGGGGAGACAGCTCTACTAAAATTGAAAGATTGGCCTTCTGGTGAAGATTTCAAGGCTATGATGCCAGCAAG ataTGAGGACTTACTGAAAAGTTTACCCTTGCCTGAATACTGTAGTCCAGAAGGAAAACTAAATTTGGCTTCTCATCTGCCAGGATTTTTTGTCCGTCCAGATTTGGGACCCAGACTATGCAGTGCATATG GTGTGGCTGCTACTAAAGACCATGATATAGGAACTACAAATCTCCATATTGAAGTTTCTGATGTAGTGAACATCCTTGTTTATGTTGGCATAGCAAAAGGAAATGGAGTACTTTCCAAATCAG GAGTACTGAAGAAGTTTGAAGAAGAAGATTTGGATGACCTTTTAAGGAAGCGGTTGAAAGATTCAAGTGAATTACCTGGTGCTTTATGGCACATTTATGCTGGCAAAGATGCTGACAAGATAAGGGAATTTCTGCAAAAG ATAGCAAAAGAGCAAGGCTTAGAAGTTTTACCAGAGCATGATCCAATACGTGATCAGAGTTGGTATGTGAACAAAAAGCTTCGCCAAAGACTTCTTGAAGAATATGGAGTAAAAACCTGTACGGTTATTCAGTTTCTTGGTGATGCTATTATTCTACCAGCAGGAGCACTTCATCAG